The window GGGGCGGAGAAAAAGCAAATAAGGGAATAGTAAGTATTAACTTAAAAGAAGAAAATAATAAACAGGAATTTCAACTACAACAGCAAGGGCAAGGATATAATTATTTAGGATTTTCTTTAAGACTAACCAATCGGAGAGGAATTAATGCCTCATCTTCTTTTGAAATTTCATTTATTTTTCATCCAACTTCTACTGAAGATGATATTAAAAAATTCTTATGTGCTGTTTGGTGTGCTTTTTATCTTGGAAATTTTGGCAGTAGAGGCAGAAGAGGGTTTGGTTCAATAATAGTGGAAAATATAAATGGCGATATTCTGCACGACTTTAATTTAAAATTTATATGTAATCAAAATATTGGAAATTGGTTAAAAAGCCAGTTAGAATACATTAAATCTTTAAACTATTGGCAGGCAAGAAGAGATATTCCTTACATCTTTGAAAATTTAGAGATTTATAAATTTAATCGACATCAGAGTAATTATATCCAATTGTTAAATAGTATAGGAGAAGAATATAAAAATTTTAGGCAAAAGCTTAGGAGAAACGAATGGGAAAAAAGAATCTGGTTTGGTCTACCAATAATGCCACAAGGAGTATTTCCTATCCTTGACCATGAAGAACGAGGAAGGCGTGCTTCTCTTTTAATTTTTAAAATAATAAAATTTAATAACAACTATGAAGGATTCGTTTTATTTTTTAAACCAAATGAGAGACACGATTTTAAATTCCTTCCAGATAGAGCAAAAATAAAGTTTGATAAAAAGGAAATTTTTGTTGACGCTAATTGGTGGCAAATTTTAGATAAGTTTATAAATGACTACTTAAAAAATAAGAATTTAATAACAAAAGTTTATCCATAAATGGAGGTAAAATATGACCGAAATTAATAAAACCCTTAATCAGGAAAGGGCAAATTATATCTTAAAAAAGGTAAAAGAGATAAAAAATAAAGAAAAGGAAGAACAAAAGAAATTTAAAACTAATGCCAGAAGGGTATCTTCACTTATAATTTCCAATGGTCTTCTTCCAACGCTTGCCTTTTTGAAATCAAAAAAAGAAAAAAAACCTGTTTACGATGTCTTTAATGAATGGCTAAAAGAAAGAAAATTTTGTCAAAATGATGCTCTTGAAGAACTTTTAAATTCCGATGCTTCAAAATTGCGTCTGGCTACAATGGAAGTTTTAGAACTTGCTAATTGGCTTGGAAGAATTGTGGAGATTGAAATAGAGGATAGAGAATGATAAAAAATAAGAAATTGTTAGAAGAATTGGAAAAAGAGATTATCAGGAATTCTCAATTAGATATAAATAGGAATATCAAAATTTTTCAAGAGTTTTTAAAATTGGCAAGGGAA of the candidate division WOR-3 bacterium genome contains:
- the cmr1 gene encoding type III-B CRISPR module RAMP protein Cmr1 gives rise to the protein MKKIDLKCKIITPLFMGGAEQQPELRTQSFNGLFRYWFRLLGGSFENEKRLFGWGGEKANKGIVSINLKEENNKQEFQLQQQGQGYNYLGFSLRLTNRRGINASSSFEISFIFHPTSTEDDIKKFLCAVWCAFYLGNFGSRGRRGFGSIIVENINGDILHDFNLKFICNQNIGNWLKSQLEYIKSLNYWQARRDIPYIFENLEIYKFNRHQSNYIQLLNSIGEEYKNFRQKLRRNEWEKRIWFGLPIMPQGVFPILDHEERGRRASLLIFKIIKFNNNYEGFVLFFKPNERHDFKFLPDRAKIKFDKKEIFVDANWWQILDKFINDYLKNKNLITKVYP
- the cmr5 gene encoding type III-B CRISPR module-associated protein Cmr5 is translated as MTEINKTLNQERANYILKKVKEIKNKEKEEQKKFKTNARRVSSLIISNGLLPTLAFLKSKKEKKPVYDVFNEWLKERKFCQNDALEELLNSDASKLRLATMEVLELANWLGRIVEIEIEDRE